Proteins encoded in a region of the Oligoflexus sp. genome:
- the argC gene encoding N-acetyl-gamma-glutamyl-phosphate reductase — protein sequence MLHAAIIGAAGYTGGELLRLLLNHPAVGAVEAVSASHAGQSLAKAHPDLLNFSKQNFVSGLSEDSHDVIFLCGGHGESRRLMDQHQLERKAALIIDLSQDFRLADGEHDFVYGLPEAFGASIPGKKRIANPGCFATAIQLALLPLAAHGWLTDELHITGITGSTGAGQRLQDTLHFSWRHDNLSVYKPFAHQHLAEIQATLRQLQPDYEKTPLFIPMRGPFTRGILVSVHTLCKASAHALVKAFDDYYEAAPFVHRTAEEADLKRVVNTNNALLSVEKYGSHAHIVCCLDNLLKGASGQAVHNMNLALGLPETLGLGLKPSAF from the coding sequence ATGCTGCACGCAGCCATCATCGGAGCCGCTGGTTATACCGGCGGCGAACTCTTACGCCTGCTGCTCAACCACCCCGCCGTCGGCGCAGTGGAAGCCGTGAGTGCGAGTCATGCCGGCCAGAGTCTTGCCAAGGCTCACCCGGACCTTTTGAATTTTTCGAAGCAGAATTTCGTGTCGGGCCTTTCCGAAGACTCGCATGATGTGATCTTTCTGTGCGGCGGCCACGGGGAATCACGACGGCTCATGGATCAGCATCAGCTGGAGCGCAAGGCTGCGCTGATCATCGACCTGAGCCAGGACTTTCGCCTGGCGGACGGTGAGCACGACTTCGTCTACGGTCTGCCCGAGGCCTTTGGTGCTTCGATTCCCGGTAAAAAACGCATCGCGAATCCCGGCTGCTTTGCGACCGCGATTCAGCTGGCTCTATTGCCCTTGGCGGCTCATGGCTGGCTGACGGATGAGCTGCATATCACAGGCATCACAGGTTCGACCGGCGCCGGACAAAGGCTGCAGGACACGCTGCATTTTTCCTGGCGTCATGACAATCTTTCTGTTTACAAGCCCTTTGCGCATCAGCATCTGGCCGAAATTCAGGCGACCCTGAGGCAGCTGCAGCCCGATTATGAAAAAACGCCGCTTTTTATTCCGATGCGTGGGCCTTTCACGCGCGGAATTCTGGTGTCGGTGCATACGCTCTGCAAGGCTTCCGCCCATGCCCTGGTGAAGGCCTTTGATGATTACTATGAAGCGGCTCCTTTTGTGCATCGCACGGCTGAGGAAGCGGATCTGAAGCGGGTGGTGAATACCAACAACGCGCTTTTGTCTGTGGAAAAATACGGCAGTCACGCCCACATCGTCTGCTGCCTGGATAATCTTCTGAAGGGCGCCAGCGGCCAGGCCGTGCATAATATGAACCTGGCTTTGGGCCTGCCGGAAACCCTGGGTTTAGGGCTGAAACCTTCTGCTTTTTGA